A genome region from Arachis duranensis cultivar V14167 chromosome 8, aradu.V14167.gnm2.J7QH, whole genome shotgun sequence includes the following:
- the LOC107460750 gene encoding uncharacterized protein LOC107460750, with protein MFRNVFDALGLRDTDLKTHQHDVVGLGDNFIKHDGIVSLPVSIGGGQGKRSVMTEFVVLRDSTAYNLILGRKTINEFRAVISTKLLMMKFVADDGLVRSIRGDLETAVACDNASLSLRKKSKEASGVFLDDLDARVDDKPRPEPEGDLKKFRFSDSEEKFTFVNRNLPHDLKEALAAMIQANGDLFAWTPADMLVLVKNPNGKWRMYVDYFDLTKACPKDSFPLPNIDALVDAAAGYWYLSFMDAYSGYN; from the exons ATGTTCCGAAATGTGTTCGATGCTTTGGGCCTCCGAGACACCGATCTAAAGACCCACCAGCACGACGTGGTCGGCTTAGGAGACAACTTCATCAAACATGATGGGATAGTCTCCTTGCCAGTATCCATAGGAGGAGGACAGGGGAAGAGGTCAGTAATGACAGAGTTCGTCGTCCTAAGAGACTCCACGGCCTACAACCTCATCCTGGGAAGAAAAACCATCAATGAGTTTAGAGCAGTGATCTCTACAAAGCTACTGATGATGAAGTTTGTTGCTGATGATGGATTGGTCAGATCCATAAGGGGAGATCTAGAAACAGCGGTTGCTTGCGACAACGCCAGTCTCTCCTTAAGGAAGAAGTCCAAAGAAGCATCTGGGGTCTTTCTAGACGACCTAGACGCGCGAGTCGACGACAAGCCCAGGCCAGAACCCGAAGGCGACCTCAAGAAGTTTAGGTTCAGCGACTCGGAAGAAAAGTTTACCTTTGTAAACAGGAACCTCCCCCATGACTTAAAAGAAGCATTAGCGGCAATGATCCAAGCAAACGGGGACCTGTTCGCCTGGACACCAGCCGACATGCTGG TCCTGGTTAAGAACCCCAATGGGAAATGGAGAATGTACGTGGACTATTTCGATCTCACTAAGGCATGCCCCAAGGATTCTTTCCCCCTCCCTAATATCGATGCTCTTGTTGACGCGGCTGCGGGGTACTGGTATCTGAgttttatggacgcatactcgggctATAACTAG
- the LOC107460752 gene encoding uncharacterized protein LOC107460752 yields MIPPQTSLQELKNLILMHTGMVGKKEIRKLTYRMPVAVANSFSYQKMQIKFDQHVSMMFSYHRSIGSIYSLELCLSLQEIGGSSSSSNNVEGVRNVGVADFVPAWDTSRAPSPSFNAFVPREQSAGIRGARPAPSTHFGVDMVLDDAIADSSGEDDIEDFSDGEAEAVPETQPLHENSIPATRVEPEGGAVSSTTSVHYLSLNLGAMHSSNAEDGPSSYPLSGEMELEIGLKFPNRETAMLAVKNYNIRRSAEYKVVESDQTSCLASSMSQDHAQLDSNVICQHIFPMVHADATICVKVLQGSVESAYGYKVSYKKVWHAKQKAIARIYGDWDESYDQLRRYLTALQAFVPGTIVDLETRPYYVGNTLDRESVMFHQVFWSFPSCVEAFRHCKPLVSMDGTHLYGKYAGTLLMGIAQDGNNNILPVAFALVERENTDSWYFFLTNLRRHVATRPGVLLISDRHATIKAALEREGCGWEHNVYCVRHIASNFATSFKSKEAKRNLVNAAYSKTQEQPQYYLELISSEDPVTSPQMMEWIRGLEPPKWLQHLDEGRRYGYMTTNLSECINSVLKGTRNLPVCAIVKSTYHRLNELFVLKGRQAQAQIASGQVFSQFLQKAILANREGIPQMLVTSYDRNTTIFTVDEIAAVGVQSRFRVNLQYRRCDCGFFQALHYPCAHALAACAYARLDWQQYVDLVYRVESVFRVYEKKFQPMPDEEMWTPREGHRLRPNPLLRVQWKDVRCLLGFGMKWTRLSRDQVRGAALAGHQDIPGAVVRMFRQAMFYPSQSNVFCSQM; encoded by the exons ATGATTCCACCACAGACATCGTTGCAAGAGTTGAAGAATCTGATTCTGATGCATACCGGAATGGTTGGAAAAAAAGAAATCAGAAAGCTGACTTACAGGATGCCTGTTGCAGTGGCCAACTCGTTTTCCTAtcaaaaaatgcaaataaaattCGATCAGCATGTGTCGATGATGTTCTCTTACCATCGCAGCATAGGAAGCATCTATTCGTTGGAGCTTTGTCTGAGTCTTCAAGAAATTGGTGGAAGCTCATCCAGTTCGAATAATGTGGAGGGTGTGAGAAATGTTGGGGTGGCTGATTTTGTTCCGGCTTGGGACACTAGTAGGGCCCCAAGTCCAAGTTTCAACGCGTTCGTCCCGCGGGAACAGAGTGCAGGTATTCGTGGAGCACGCCCCGCCCCTTCTACACATTTTGGGGTCGATATGGTTCTTGATGATGCTATTGCAGATTCGTCTGGCGAGGATGACATTGAAGATTTCAGTGATGGTGAGGCAGAAGCCGTTCCGGAGACGCAGCCTCTACATGAAAATTCTATTCCGGCAACACGGGTCGAACCGGAAGGTGGTGCTGTATCATCAACCACTTCGGTACACTACCTGTCCCTAAATCTTGGAGCAATGCATTCCAGTAACGCAGAGGACGGACCGAGCAGCTACCCTTTGTCAGGAGAGATGGAGCTCGAGATTGGGTTGAAATTTCCTAATCGGGAAACAGCGATGCTAGCAGTCAAAAACTACAACATCCGCAGGAGTGCAGAATATAAGGTGGTAGAGTCAGACCAAACTAG TTGCTTGGCAAGTTCAATGTCTCAAGACCACGCTCAACTGGACAGCAATGTCATCTGTCAGCACATATTTCCCATGGTGCATGCTGATGCGACAATATGTGTAAAGGTGTTGCAAGGATCGGTAGAGTCAGCGTACGGTTACAAGGTGTCATACAAGAAGGTTTGGCACGCGAAGCAAAAGGCAATCGCAAGGATCTATGGTGATTGGGATGAGTCGTATGACCAGCTGCGTAGATACCTCACTGCTCTGCAAGCTTTCGTCCCAG GGACAATTGTTGACCTCGAAACGCGACCGTATTATGTCGGAAACACACTCGACCGTGAGAGTGTCATGTTTCACCAGGTCTTCTGGTCGTTCCCTTCATGTGTTGAAGCTTTTAGGCATTGTAAACCACTGGTGTCAATGGACGGAACACACCTGTATGGTAAGTACGCAGGCACCCTTCTCATGGGCATAGCACAGGACGGCAATAACAACATTCTACCAGTGGCTTTCGCACTAGTTGAGAGAGAGAACACAGATTCATGGTACTTCTTCCTCACCAATTTGAGGAGGCATGTCGCAACTCGGCCAGGAGTTCTGCTTATATCCGACAGGCATGCGACAATAAAGGCCGCATTGGAGCGTGAGGGGTGTGGATGGGAACACAATGTGTATTGTGTACGACATATTGCCTCCAACTTCGCAACCAGTTTCAAGAGTAAGGAAGCCAAAAGAAACCTTGTCAATGCTGCATATTCGAAGACGCAAGAGCAGCCGCAGTACTACCTAGAGCTTATTAGTAGCGAGGATCCGGTTACATCTCCACAGATGATGGAGTGGATCCGAGGGTTAGAGCCACCTAAATGGTTGCAGCACCTTGATGAGGGCCGGCGATATGGTTACATGACGACCAATCTTTCTGAGTGTATCAACTCCGTCCTGAAGGGCACTAGAAATCTACCAGTCTGTGCAATTGTCAAGTCTACTTACCATCGCCTGAATGAGTTGTTCGTCCTCAAGGGTCGGCAAGCACAAGCGCAGATTGCAAGCGGTCAGGTGTTCTCACAGTTCTTGCAGAAAGCCATACTAGCGAACCGTGAGGGGATCCCGCAGATGTTAGTGACGTCGTACGATAGGAATACTACTATTTTCACGGTCGACGAGATAGCTGCTGTAGGGGTGCAGTCACGGTTCCGGGTTAACCTTCAGTACCGCAGATGTGACTGTGGTTTCTTCCAAGCGTTACACTATCCCTGTGCACATGCCTTGGCCGCCTGCGCATATGCGAGATTGGACTGGCAACAGTACGTTGATTTAGTCTACCGTGTTGAGAGCGTGTTTCGGGTATACGAAAAGAAATTCCAGCCAATGCCGGATGAGGAGATGTGGACCCCTCGAGAAGGTCACCGTCTTCGTCCCAACCCCCTCTTACGCGTTCAATGGAAGGACGTCCGGTGTCTACTAGGATTCGGAATGAAATGGACGAGGTTGAGCCGGGACCAGGTAAGAGGTGCGGCCCTTGCAGGACACCAGGACATACCAGGCGCAGTTGTCCGCATGTTTCGGCAAGCTATGTTTTATCCATCTCAGTCTAATGTATTTTGTTCCCAAATGTAG